A genomic stretch from Aminobacter aminovorans includes:
- the ligA gene encoding NAD-dependent DNA ligase LigA, with product MSDKPVDSLSETEAAAELARLAGEIAGHDLRYHADDAPTISDADYDALRRRNLAIEQRFPQLVREDSPSKSVGAAVSEKFGKVTHAVPMLSLDNAFADEDVSEFVGRIRRFLRLGADEPVAISAEPKIDGLSLSIRYENGRLVTAATRGDGQVGENVTANARTIADIPNVLSGDFPEVLEVRGEVYMSHLDFAELNRRNADAGKQIFANPRNAAAGSLRQLDTSITASRPLRFFAYAWGEVSDMPADTQMGMVAAFGRYGFKTNPLMKVFDSVEGLLSQYRMIEANRATLGYDIDGVVYKVDRLDLQQRLGFVSRSPRWAIAHKFPAEKATTTLLGIDIQVGRTGSLTPVARLQPVTVGGVVVTNATLHNEDYIKGIGNSGQAIRDDGHDIRVGDTVIVQRAGDVIPQILDVVMEKRPSDAQPYLFPARCPACDSHAVREEGEVVRRCTGGLICPAQAVERLRHFVSRNAFDIEGLGEKQIEFFFQSQDPALHVGSPADIFTLKRRQEGSLTKLENIDGFGATSTRKLFAAIDDRRQVEFSRFLFALGIRHIGETNAKRLARHYINFEAFRAAGLAAVMPEGKGDKGNGAWQELTGVNGIGAIVAEAVVEFFAEEHNRQVLDALLAEVTPLEEERIGDVSSPVSGKTVVFTGSLEKMSRDEAKAMAEKLGAKVAGSVSKKTDLVVAGPGAGSKLKAATDLGIEVITEDQWFERVGQAG from the coding sequence ATGTCCGACAAGCCAGTCGATTCGCTCAGCGAGACTGAAGCCGCGGCGGAGCTTGCGCGGCTGGCCGGAGAGATCGCCGGCCATGATTTGCGCTATCACGCCGACGATGCGCCGACGATCTCGGACGCCGACTATGACGCGCTGCGCCGCCGCAATCTCGCAATCGAACAGCGCTTTCCGCAACTGGTGCGCGAGGATTCGCCGTCCAAGTCTGTCGGCGCTGCCGTTTCGGAAAAATTCGGCAAGGTCACGCATGCCGTGCCGATGCTGTCGCTCGACAACGCCTTTGCCGACGAGGACGTCAGCGAATTCGTCGGCCGCATCAGGCGCTTCCTCCGCCTTGGGGCGGACGAGCCGGTGGCGATATCGGCCGAGCCCAAGATCGATGGCCTATCGCTGTCGATTCGCTACGAGAACGGGCGGTTGGTGACGGCTGCGACGCGCGGCGACGGCCAGGTCGGCGAAAACGTCACGGCGAACGCCCGCACCATCGCTGATATTCCGAATGTACTGTCGGGCGACTTCCCTGAAGTGCTGGAGGTGCGTGGCGAGGTCTATATGAGCCACCTCGATTTTGCCGAGCTCAACCGGCGCAATGCGGACGCGGGAAAGCAGATATTCGCCAATCCACGCAATGCGGCCGCCGGTTCGCTGCGCCAGCTCGACACCTCGATCACCGCCAGCCGGCCGTTGCGCTTTTTCGCCTATGCCTGGGGCGAGGTCAGCGACATGCCTGCCGACACGCAGATGGGCATGGTCGCCGCCTTCGGCCGCTATGGCTTCAAGACCAATCCGTTGATGAAGGTGTTCGACAGCGTCGAGGGCCTTCTGTCGCAGTACCGGATGATCGAGGCAAATCGCGCCACGCTCGGCTACGACATTGACGGCGTCGTCTACAAGGTCGACCGGCTCGACCTGCAGCAGCGGCTCGGCTTCGTCTCGCGTTCGCCGCGCTGGGCCATTGCGCACAAATTCCCTGCCGAGAAGGCGACGACGACGCTTCTCGGCATCGACATTCAGGTCGGCCGCACCGGCTCGCTGACGCCGGTGGCGCGGCTGCAACCGGTGACGGTGGGCGGTGTGGTGGTGACCAACGCCACGCTGCATAACGAGGATTACATCAAGGGCATCGGCAACAGCGGCCAGGCCATCCGCGACGACGGCCACGACATCCGCGTCGGCGACACCGTCATCGTCCAGCGCGCGGGCGACGTCATCCCGCAGATCCTCGACGTGGTCATGGAGAAGCGTCCGTCGGACGCGCAGCCCTATCTATTTCCGGCTCGCTGCCCGGCTTGCGACAGCCATGCCGTGCGCGAAGAGGGCGAGGTGGTGCGCCGCTGCACCGGCGGCCTGATCTGCCCGGCGCAGGCGGTGGAGCGGCTCCGCCATTTCGTTTCGCGCAACGCCTTCGACATCGAGGGCCTGGGCGAAAAGCAGATCGAGTTCTTTTTCCAGTCGCAGGACCCGGCATTGCATGTGGGCTCGCCCGCCGACATCTTCACGCTGAAGCGGCGGCAGGAGGGGTCGCTCACCAAGCTCGAGAACATCGACGGCTTCGGTGCGACATCGACGCGCAAGCTGTTTGCGGCGATCGACGACCGTCGCCAGGTCGAGTTCTCGCGCTTCCTGTTTGCGCTCGGCATCCGCCACATCGGCGAGACCAATGCCAAGCGGCTGGCGCGCCACTACATTAATTTCGAGGCGTTCCGCGCCGCCGGCCTTGCCGCCGTGATGCCGGAAGGCAAGGGCGACAAGGGCAATGGCGCCTGGCAGGAGCTGACCGGCGTCAACGGCATCGGCGCCATCGTCGCCGAAGCGGTGGTCGAGTTCTTCGCCGAGGAGCACAACAGGCAGGTGCTCGACGCGCTGCTCGCCGAGGTGACGCCTCTCGAAGAGGAACGCATCGGCGACGTGTCGTCGCCGGTCTCGGGAAAGACTGTCGTCTTCACCGGCTCGCTCGAAAAGATGTCGCGCGACGAAGCCAAGGCTATGGCCGAGAAGCTCGGCGCGAAGGTGGCTGGATCGGTGTCCAAGAAGACCGACCTGGTGGTGGCCGGGCCGGGTGCGGGCTCGAAGCTCAAGGCCGCGACT